From the Candidatus Melainabacteria bacterium genome, the window CATTCTCACGATCATGACCACTCGCACGATCACGGACATTCTCACGATCATGACCACTCGCACGATCACGGACATTCTCACGATCATGACCACTCGCACAATCACTCACGCGGTCAGGAACAAAAGTCCAAAGTGGTCAGCCTCGAGGAGCAAATTCTCGCTAAAAATGACAAGCTTGCCGAGCGGAATCGTGGATGGTTTGAAGGTGCAAACGTTCTTGCGCTCAATCTAGTCGCATCACCGGGAGCAGGAAAGACGACGCTGCTCGAACGGACCATAAAAGATCTGAAAAACGACATTACTATATCTGTGATTGAAGGCGATCAAGCAACGCTAAATGATGCGCGAAGAATTCAGAGCACAGGTGCAAAAGTCGTACAAATCAATACCGGTGCTGGTTGCCACCTTGATGCGGAGATGCTTGCCCTCGGCTTGAAACAGTTGGCACCCGAACGTGACTCACTACTGTTCATCGAAAATGTAGGAAACCTCGTCTGCCCGGCCCTCTTCGACCTGGGCGAGAAATGCAAGGTTGCAGTCCTATCCATTACAGAAGGCGAGGACAAACCAGTCAAGTATCCGCATATGTTTCAGGCAGCAGAGGTATTGCTGCTAAATAAAATGGACCTTTTGCCATACCTGACTTTTGACATTGATGCGTGTAAGAAATTTGCTCTATCAGTAAATCCTCACATCAAGATCTTCGAAGTGTCAGCTACCCGAGGCGATGGTCTCGAAGCCTGGTACGAGTGGTTGAAATCACATCGAAGTTAATCTGAGCAGAGTGCAAGGCGCCGTCGACTCTACTCAGAGACTGCTAGACGTTCAGTCGGCTGGTCCTGCTTAACGAGCTAAGCTAGACCGCATGCGGTCGTCGTGGGTCTTGCTCAATCTTGCGCATCTGCTCCTTCTCAGCCTCAGTTGGCTCCTCTCCAGCATAGCCAGTCCATGTGCCAGTTTCCGGATCGACACCCAGACGAGGCTCGTTGCGAATACCCATAGCCTCATTCGCCCGTTTCTTGAATTGTGCTTGCCATGCCTGTCTCTCCAGATCGCTCATCGAACCCCAGTTATCCGGCAACCGCTCTGAGTACTCTTGCCTTCCATTTCCAAAATTAGAAAGAGACCCCTTAGGTTGATCGCCCGCTCCGGAAGCCATGTTATCCGCATGCGACTGCAGATCGTCGGTTCCTCCGGCCAGTTTCGAACCAGACCCACGATTGTCTCGAGGTCTATCGTTTGCTTTGCCGCGAGACCCTGATTGTTTCTCGTCATCGCCAGCAAAATTCTGCTCACGAGAGCGTCCTCCCTTCGCGGCCGCACCAGATGCTCTATCTCCATATATAGAATTATGATCGAAGTTCAACGCAGCTACTTTGCCAGAACCATCACGATCGACAGAACCCTCATGACTCGCTGCGAATGTCTTCGCAAGCACACCAGAATTTCGACCGTAATCAAAGACCTGGTCGCGCGCCGCTGAAATGTGATCATTACTGGGTAAGTGCACATCATGCCTGACGTCAGTTTTAAAATCGGATTGCGCATGGCTCATAGTAAAAACTCCCTTTGGAGATACAACACCAGCAGAAAAAAATTTCGCAAGCTTGCACGTCACTCGGCTAACTATCATGGCGTGCACCGGCAGCGATGCTGGTATTTCTGAGACTAAATTCAGATGCGTCAAATTCTCATAAAATGCATACCTGCACAAATCCGATTCAACACCATTCAATAATTAGTACGTCAAAAATCAATCGTCGCCGTTTTACGCCTATTTGATCGACGAAAGTTATCTTGTTAAACGTTGGTGTCTAAGGATTTTTCGCGCCATGACAGAAATGATTACTAATACAAATTCAGCGCCTGCATCAGATCATGAAGCAAAGGCTCTATTGGTCCGACTGGCAATCGAATCCAGATATAGAAGCCCGAACGGTGGCTATGTTTCGACATTGAACAAAACAGCTGCGGAAATCGATGTTGGTGCAGGATCGGACTCTCCAGCAACGCGCTAAACAAGTAGTCTACGGACTGATCATTCCAATTTGTAACCTGCACGTCGTCAAAGGCTCGCATTTGACGAGAATTTTATGCCTCACATTAGATCATCTAGGGGTGCTGGTTCACGGTGCAGTGCATTCTCTACGCCCAGTGTAGATGCCTGTGTCGAATCGAGAAGATTTGGAATGATCACGACAACAAACGTTCCAGAAATGATGTCTGCTGTAAAATCCCGACTGGCGAGAGGGTTTTCGGCTCAAGATATTCTGCTTGAAGAACTGGCCCCTCGCGGTATCAGTCGCATCACGACATTTGAAGACGACGAAATCTTCCCTGGTGAATCAGCACGCTTTGCCGCTAACGATAGAAGTTACGATTTCACAATAAGTTTGACCGAAGACGGATTAGCTTTGATTCGGTCACACGTAAAGGGATTTTTCCTACACGGCGGTGAAGCTGCAAATCTGGGTCGCTTCGGATATGACAGCCTGAGCCGCTTTGAACAACTAAGACGAATTGTTCCGCTGAGGGTTGGTCGAGATCTGCCACTCGGTGTAAAAGGGGATTGGATCTTCAAACCGCTTCCGAATCATTCAATCGTTCCATTGAATATCGAGAGAGTTCCTTCACCACATGAGGTGATTCAACTCAATGTAAGCCAGACGCTGCTGTACACTGTTCGAGAGCTAACCAGACAATCCGGCATGCTTTCGAGCAAACACCTTGGATGGTACGTCAAATTTACAGAAGCGCTTAATGTGCTTACAAGCTAGAATACAAACGCACATTTAACCGCATATAGTGGCACACACTAGGCGACTCTTGGCATAAACCTTGCATAGTAAGAATCACTCTCGCCTGAGTCAGCACAATCAGGCGAGAGCCACTCAAACTACAAGTTGTGCGCACCGCTTCCAGAGGAATATGATTCGCCGAAATCCGAACAACTTCCTGGCGACCTCAAGATTACGTAAGTAACAAATCCATATACGATTG encodes:
- the hypB gene encoding hydrogenase accessory protein HypB, translated to HSHDHDHSHDHGHSHDHDHSHDHGHSHDHDHSHNHSRGQEQKSKVVSLEEQILAKNDKLAERNRGWFEGANVLALNLVASPGAGKTTLLERTIKDLKNDITISVIEGDQATLNDARRIQSTGAKVVQINTGAGCHLDAEMLALGLKQLAPERDSLLFIENVGNLVCPALFDLGEKCKVAVLSITEGEDKPVKYPHMFQAAEVLLLNKMDLLPYLTFDIDACKKFALSVNPHIKIFEVSATRGDGLEAWYEWLKSHRS